In the Candidatus Binataceae bacterium genome, one interval contains:
- a CDS encoding glycosyltransferase family 2 protein yields MDDAVRISVVIPVYNEAGTIGEVIKRVLDCGFETEVIVVDDASTDATAKYLRSLEHPQVQCFYHAVNRGKGAALRTGFAAARNPYVVVQDADLEYDPRDYKPLLEALVDGRADMVYGSRFLGGPHRVLFFWHYVGNRMLTLASDMMCNLNLTDMETGMKAFRRDKLTTLKLSADRFTFEPEITAKAARARWRIYEVPISYSGRTYAEGKKIGWRDAIAAIAAILYYRFAD; encoded by the coding sequence ATGGACGACGCGGTCAGGATTTCAGTCGTGATTCCGGTTTACAACGAGGCCGGCACGATCGGTGAGGTCATCAAGCGCGTGCTCGATTGCGGCTTCGAAACCGAGGTCATCGTGGTCGACGACGCTTCGACCGACGCGACAGCCAAATACCTGCGCTCGCTGGAGCATCCGCAGGTCCAATGTTTCTACCATGCGGTGAATCGCGGCAAGGGGGCGGCGCTGCGCACGGGTTTTGCGGCGGCGCGCAATCCGTACGTCGTGGTCCAGGACGCGGACCTCGAGTACGATCCGCGGGACTACAAGCCCCTGCTCGAAGCCCTGGTCGATGGCCGCGCGGACATGGTTTACGGCTCGCGCTTTCTCGGCGGACCCCATCGAGTGCTCTTCTTCTGGCACTACGTGGGCAACCGGATGCTCACGCTGGCGTCGGACATGATGTGCAATCTCAACCTGACCGATATGGAAACCGGGATGAAAGCGTTTCGCCGCGACAAGCTGACGACGCTCAAGCTCAGCGCCGACCGCTTCACCTTCGAGCCCGAAATAACCGCCAAGGCGGCGCGCGCGCGATGGCGGATCTACGAGGTCCCGATCTCATACTCGGGGCGCACCTATGCCGAGGGCAAGAAGATCGGCTGGCGCGACGCGATCGCCGCGATTGCCGCGATCCTCTATTACCGGTTTGCCGATTAA
- a CDS encoding lipopolysaccharide kinase InaA family protein, with protein sequence MTTEAKARIERDGWSLLLAPALVELPSRLGLELIERALRIAGGAGEHPVRRSRHASTYLVRLGTPLSGEAEVFVKLLDAPRGLRAVRRLFLGARAERMQAILEALAAGGFGVAPILILGDERGSGRTMMVTARVAGEPLPRFLRCSVGAPGSRREVLRALGAEVARLHRAGFIHGDLTPYNIFVTAATPERFSLIDHERTAEPRLNWERRRLRNLVQLCRFELDGMGRTNRLRIIHAYSRAMGEEPRRLVRRINRMLRARRVRDTVGGGP encoded by the coding sequence ATGACGACGGAGGCCAAAGCGCGGATCGAGCGCGACGGATGGTCGCTCTTGCTGGCGCCCGCGCTCGTCGAACTTCCCTCGCGGCTCGGCCTCGAACTTATCGAGCGTGCGCTCAGGATAGCCGGCGGCGCAGGCGAACATCCGGTGCGCCGCTCGCGCCACGCTTCGACCTACCTGGTTCGGCTCGGTACGCCGCTCTCCGGCGAGGCCGAGGTTTTCGTCAAGCTGCTCGACGCGCCGCGCGGGCTTAGGGCGGTTCGGCGTCTGTTTCTCGGCGCGCGTGCCGAACGCATGCAGGCGATTCTCGAGGCGCTGGCCGCCGGGGGATTCGGGGTGGCGCCGATTTTGATCCTCGGCGACGAGCGGGGTAGCGGGCGCACGATGATGGTGACCGCGCGCGTTGCGGGCGAGCCGCTGCCGCGCTTTCTGCGGTGCTCGGTTGGCGCTCCGGGGTCCAGGCGCGAGGTGTTGCGCGCGCTCGGCGCCGAGGTCGCGCGGCTCCATCGCGCCGGTTTCATCCACGGCGATCTCACGCCCTATAACATCTTCGTCACCGCCGCCACGCCGGAGCGCTTCAGCCTGATCGATCACGAACGGACGGCCGAGCCGCGGCTTAACTGGGAGCGCCGGCGGCTGCGCAACCTGGTGCAGCTCTGCCGCTTCGAGCTCGATGGGATGGGCCGCACCAACCGCCTTCGGATTATCCACGCCTACAGTCGGGCGATGGGCGAGGAGCCGCGGCGGCTGGTCCGGCGGATTAACAGGATGCTGCGCGCGCGCCGGGTTCGCGATACTGTTGGCGGCGGGCCGTAG
- a CDS encoding NADH-quinone oxidoreductase subunit C, with amino-acid sequence MLLDQLKERFGADILAAESARGEETISVARERAPEVLRALRDEPAFAFNFLADLTAVDWPARTPRFDVVYHLHSIKLGHRLRVKVRAGEPDPSVASVTALWKSADWLERECYDMFGIRFEGHPDLRRILMYDSFEGHPLRKDYPVNRRQPMVPETDPILNPLRPSR; translated from the coding sequence ATGCTGCTTGACCAACTGAAGGAGCGCTTCGGCGCGGATATCCTCGCGGCCGAGAGCGCCCGCGGCGAAGAAACGATCTCGGTCGCGCGCGAGCGCGCGCCCGAGGTGCTGCGCGCGTTGCGCGACGAGCCGGCGTTCGCCTTTAATTTCCTTGCCGACCTTACCGCGGTGGACTGGCCCGCGCGCACGCCGCGCTTTGACGTCGTCTATCATCTGCATTCGATCAAACTCGGCCATCGCCTGCGGGTAAAGGTCCGAGCCGGCGAGCCCGACCCGTCCGTCGCGAGTGTGACGGCGTTGTGGAAGTCGGCCGACTGGCTCGAGCGCGAGTGCTACGACATGTTCGGCATCCGCTTCGAGGGCCATCCCGACCTCCGCCGTATCCTGATGTACGATTCCTTCGAGGGCCATCCGCTGCGCAAGGACTACCCGGTCAACCGGCGCCAGCCGATGGTGCCCGAGACCGACCCGATTCTTAATCCGCTGCGGCCCTCGCGCTGA
- a CDS encoding DUF1054 family protein yields the protein MKKPSGLGFTPADFAVFKIEDFNTRMQEIDARVRPRLARLADELTPELARTLNHELYPHLARHARRTVNPPPETWAAFGPSPRGYRRYGHLALCVSSAGLHARIVVKPEADGRASMAHGIATNAAALARSLRGTRVARYENWDFSALPREIAADETLFTSLAEELGKKTGGIDVGFGWNVRDAIRLDRAELLDAYRELEPLYRIVIGVV from the coding sequence GTGAAAAAACCCTCCGGGCTCGGCTTCACGCCGGCCGACTTCGCAGTCTTCAAGATCGAGGACTTCAACACACGCATGCAGGAGATCGATGCGCGGGTGCGTCCGCGCCTCGCGCGGCTCGCCGATGAATTGACGCCCGAGCTCGCGCGCACGCTCAATCACGAGCTTTATCCTCACCTCGCCCGGCATGCGCGCCGCACCGTCAATCCGCCGCCCGAAACTTGGGCCGCGTTCGGACCATCGCCGAGGGGCTACCGGCGTTACGGTCACCTGGCGCTCTGCGTCTCGAGCGCAGGGCTGCATGCGCGAATCGTGGTCAAGCCAGAGGCCGACGGCCGGGCGTCCATGGCGCACGGCATTGCCACAAACGCCGCCGCGCTCGCAAGATCGCTTCGCGGAACGCGCGTCGCGCGCTATGAAAATTGGGATTTCAGCGCGCTGCCCAGGGAGATCGCGGCCGACGAGACGCTTTTTACCTCGCTCGCGGAAGAGCTCGGCAAAAAGACCGGCGGAATCGACGTCGGTTTCGGATGGAACGTGCGCGACGCGATCCGCCTGGATCGCGCCGAGCTGCTCGACGCCTACCGCGAACTTGAGCCCCTGTACCGAATCGTCATCGGCGTCGTATAG
- a CDS encoding acyl-CoA dehydrogenase family protein: protein MDFSYTPEEEAFRLRARQWLEANAPRDIPDRGFSLPTDPASIQTLRDWQRRLFEAGFLGLSCPVEYGGQGKTIVYSAILSEEMARARAPAALNLIGLSMAAPTILEHGTEEQRRRFVPKILSCEEIWCQGFSEPGSGSDLAALRSRAELKGDEFIVNGAKVWTSHGQIADWCMLLVRTEPDKPKHRGLSYLLVDMHSPGVSVRPLRQMTGEEEFNQLFFDDVRVPRENLLGPQGGGWGVALTTLMNERATLSLSIVARFGNTFDDLKRLALRTLADGTTPLDPRVIRQALAQFYIDVESMKYLAYRNFSRLLRGGTPGPEGSISKLLWSELNQRMNEFALAVQGPHAVLDEGSPHVVEDGRWQYGTLRARGNTIEEGTSEIQRSIIAERLLGMPKGY, encoded by the coding sequence ATGGACTTCAGCTACACGCCTGAAGAGGAGGCCTTTCGCCTGCGCGCGCGCCAGTGGCTCGAGGCCAACGCGCCGCGCGACATCCCCGACCGCGGGTTCTCGCTGCCGACGGATCCGGCGTCGATCCAGACGCTGCGCGACTGGCAGCGCCGGCTTTTCGAGGCCGGGTTCCTCGGCCTCTCGTGTCCCGTCGAATACGGCGGCCAGGGCAAGACGATCGTATATAGCGCGATCCTGAGCGAAGAGATGGCGCGGGCGCGCGCCCCCGCGGCGCTCAACCTCATCGGGCTCTCGATGGCGGCGCCGACGATCCTGGAGCACGGGACCGAGGAGCAGCGGCGCCGCTTCGTGCCGAAAATTCTCTCGTGCGAGGAGATCTGGTGCCAGGGGTTCTCCGAGCCCGGCTCGGGATCCGATCTTGCCGCGCTCAGGAGCCGCGCCGAGCTCAAGGGCGACGAGTTCATCGTCAACGGCGCGAAGGTCTGGACCTCGCACGGGCAAATCGCCGACTGGTGCATGCTGCTCGTGCGCACGGAGCCCGACAAGCCCAAGCATCGCGGCCTCAGCTACCTGCTGGTCGATATGCACAGCCCGGGCGTCTCCGTGCGGCCGCTGCGCCAGATGACCGGCGAGGAGGAATTCAACCAGCTCTTCTTCGATGACGTCCGTGTGCCGCGCGAAAACCTGCTCGGGCCGCAGGGCGGCGGATGGGGCGTGGCGCTGACCACGCTGATGAACGAGCGAGCGACGCTGTCGCTGTCGATCGTCGCGCGCTTCGGCAACACCTTCGACGACCTCAAGCGGCTCGCGCTCCGCACGCTCGCCGACGGCACGACGCCGCTTGACCCGCGCGTCATCCGCCAGGCGCTCGCGCAGTTCTATATCGACGTCGAATCGATGAAATACCTCGCCTACCGCAATTTCTCGCGCCTGCTGCGGGGCGGCACGCCGGGTCCCGAAGGCTCGATTTCCAAGCTCCTGTGGAGCGAGCTGAATCAGCGGATGAACGAGTTCGCGCTGGCCGTCCAGGGTCCGCACGCGGTGCTCGACGAGGGATCGCCGCACGTGGTCGAGGACGGGCGATGGCAGTACGGCACGCTGCGCGCGCGCGGCAACACGATCGAGGAAGGGACTTCCGAGATTCAGCGCAGCATCATTGCCGAGCGGCTGCTCGGGATGCCCAAGGGATACTGA
- the nuoD gene encoding NADH dehydrogenase (quinone) subunit D: protein MALPARWSKNAEIADSTDEVMEIQMGPSHPASHGTIKFNLKLDGEQIVDCDVEVGYLHRGFEKMCEQGTWTQCFPYTDRLNYASPCINNVGFALAVERLLGVSAPERCQYARVIMSEVHRLADHLTCLGMAAGEVGAQSVMFYMLEAREFLYDLVEAVTGARLTVTWCRAGGISRDLPADLGDRVVLAFRHLDGILSDCDKLLGRNRVFVDRMAEIGAMSADEAISHGLSGPLLRASGVAYDVRKAHPYLVYDRFEFDVPTGSKGDNYDRFNVRFQEMYESRKIIEQAMRTLPQGPFALDDPRIVLPPKERVYNSIEGLMNHFKLIMEGIKVPAGEVYQAVEGSNGELGFYVVSDGSGRPYRVRVRPPCFLGMGALSQMLKGHMIADIVATFGMINMIGGECDR from the coding sequence ATGGCACTGCCCGCGCGCTGGAGCAAAAACGCCGAGATCGCGGATTCGACCGACGAGGTGATGGAAATCCAGATGGGGCCGTCGCATCCGGCCTCTCACGGCACGATCAAGTTCAATTTGAAGCTCGACGGCGAGCAGATTGTCGATTGCGACGTCGAGGTCGGCTACCTCCATCGCGGCTTCGAAAAGATGTGCGAGCAGGGCACCTGGACGCAGTGCTTTCCCTACACCGACCGCCTCAACTACGCCTCCCCATGTATCAACAACGTCGGCTTCGCGCTCGCGGTCGAACGCCTGCTCGGCGTTAGCGCGCCCGAACGATGCCAGTACGCGCGCGTCATCATGAGCGAGGTCCATCGCTTGGCCGACCATCTGACCTGCCTGGGGATGGCGGCGGGCGAGGTCGGCGCGCAAAGCGTGATGTTCTACATGCTCGAGGCGCGCGAGTTTCTCTACGACCTGGTCGAGGCGGTAACCGGCGCGCGGCTGACCGTGACCTGGTGCCGCGCGGGCGGAATCTCGCGCGATCTGCCGGCCGACCTGGGCGATAGAGTCGTGCTCGCTTTTCGCCATCTTGACGGCATTCTGTCGGACTGCGACAAGCTCCTCGGCCGCAACCGGGTGTTCGTCGATCGGATGGCGGAGATCGGAGCGATGAGCGCCGACGAGGCGATCTCCCACGGCCTGTCGGGTCCGCTCCTGCGCGCCTCGGGCGTGGCCTACGACGTGCGCAAGGCCCATCCGTACCTGGTTTACGACCGCTTCGAATTCGACGTCCCGACCGGCAGCAAGGGCGACAATTACGACCGCTTCAACGTGCGCTTCCAGGAGATGTACGAGTCGCGCAAGATCATCGAGCAGGCGATGCGCACGCTGCCGCAAGGGCCGTTTGCGCTCGACGATCCGCGAATCGTGTTGCCGCCCAAGGAGCGCGTGTACAACTCCATCGAGGGGCTGATGAACCATTTCAAGCTCATCATGGAGGGTATCAAGGTGCCCGCGGGCGAAGTTTACCAGGCGGTCGAGGGCTCCAACGGCGAGCTGGGCTTTTACGTGGTGAGCGACGGCAGCGGCCGTCCGTACCGGGTGCGCGTGCGGCCGCCCTGCTTTCTCGGGATGGGCGCGCTTTCGCAGATGCTTAAAGGCCATATGATCGCGGATATCGTGGCGACCTTCGGCATGATCAACATGATCGGCGGCGAGTGCGACCGCTGA
- a CDS encoding GFA family protein: MSECNCSICVKKGYLHWIVARETFRLLTPAENLSTYTFNTGVAKHHFCPNCGVAAFYIPRSDPDKIDVNARCLEGIELFALEVERFDGRNWETAIVAHRAKQ; encoded by the coding sequence GTGAGCGAATGCAACTGCTCGATCTGCGTCAAAAAAGGATACCTGCACTGGATCGTGGCGCGGGAGACTTTTCGTTTGCTGACCCCAGCCGAAAATCTCTCGACCTACACCTTCAACACGGGTGTCGCGAAACACCATTTCTGCCCCAACTGCGGCGTCGCCGCCTTCTATATCCCTCGCTCCGACCCGGACAAGATCGACGTCAATGCGCGATGCCTCGAGGGGATTGAACTTTTCGCGCTCGAGGTCGAGCGCTTCGACGGGCGCAACTGGGAAACGGCCATCGTGGCGCATCGCGCGAAGCAGTGA
- a CDS encoding HPP family protein, with product MSRERPAGAAPLGGLYQLGAELIALVYIAIIAQIACATGAVYVLFPELGALSHDVMTRPRGTWANAPVLLAITPALTGAAGIFFTRALPYGYLSVLLTVASAIAIIFALRSPIAPAISAGLLPLVLGVKSWWYPPAIALGTVMLAVLSVPWKKLCAERAVAPARAASDAAADAGRLDDLDVLDDLIEEVPAGRLWLAALFAFVAVAVFFVKLTGLRFVLFPPLVVIGFEMLGHTAICPWADKPIRLPVACFLTALGGFVSWHFFGVTPLAAAVSMAWGIAVLRVCDLHVPPALAVALLPLVMDRPTIMYPFAVGIGTTLLALWFFAWQRLSRGALSIPWASRAAARQ from the coding sequence TTGAGCCGCGAGCGTCCGGCTGGCGCTGCGCCGCTCGGCGGACTCTACCAGTTGGGCGCCGAGCTGATCGCGCTCGTATATATCGCGATCATCGCCCAGATCGCGTGTGCGACCGGCGCGGTCTATGTCCTGTTCCCGGAGCTCGGCGCGCTCTCGCACGACGTGATGACGCGCCCGCGCGGGACCTGGGCCAACGCGCCGGTGCTGCTCGCGATTACGCCCGCGCTGACCGGCGCCGCCGGCATCTTCTTCACCCGAGCGCTGCCTTACGGATATCTCTCGGTGCTGCTGACCGTCGCGAGCGCAATAGCGATCATCTTCGCCCTGCGCTCGCCGATTGCGCCGGCGATCTCCGCGGGCCTGCTCCCGCTCGTGCTGGGAGTGAAGAGCTGGTGGTACCCGCCGGCGATCGCGCTCGGAACGGTGATGCTCGCGGTGCTGTCCGTGCCGTGGAAAAAACTATGCGCCGAGCGCGCGGTCGCGCCCGCGCGCGCCGCGAGCGATGCGGCAGCAGACGCCGGGCGCCTTGACGATCTCGACGTTCTTGACGACCTTATCGAGGAAGTGCCGGCCGGCCGCCTGTGGCTTGCGGCCCTGTTCGCCTTCGTCGCGGTCGCGGTATTCTTCGTCAAGCTGACCGGGCTTCGTTTTGTGCTGTTCCCGCCGCTGGTGGTGATTGGATTCGAGATGCTTGGCCACACCGCCATTTGTCCGTGGGCGGACAAGCCAATCCGGCTACCGGTCGCGTGCTTTCTGACGGCGCTCGGCGGATTCGTGTCGTGGCACTTCTTCGGGGTGACGCCGCTTGCCGCGGCTGTAAGCATGGCGTGGGGAATCGCGGTGCTGCGCGTGTGCGACCTTCACGTGCCGCCGGCGCTCGCCGTCGCGCTGCTGCCGCTGGTGATGGATCGTCCGACGATCATGTATCCGTTCGCGGTCGGGATCGGGACCACGCTGCTCGCGCTATGGTTCTTCGCCTGGCAGCGGCTTTCGCGCGGCGCGCTCAGTATCCCTTGGGCATCCCGAGCAGCCGCTCGGCAATGA
- a CDS encoding glycosyltransferase family 9 protein: protein MSRADKTDPETAIDATARAPSAGPTETGAAPSRVVEPDATPRRILIILLGAIGDVVRALPLLGRIRRAWPHAHIAWAVEPKSQAVLEGHPWLDQLIVYDRRRAPFSFLPFLVRVRAGRFDLALDLQRHLKSGVVSIVCGARVRLGFDRANVKEFNHLFSTRRIAPQPPMRLKLMQYQAFGDALELPPAPVEFGLVATDAERARAAAMLKDTPRPLLAVILGSSWPSRLYFPDSIAAVIREMAAGRDGYPALSPVLLGSGRDEVALAGQVVANLAGTPVLNLAGRTNLRDLVAIFAESAAAFGPDSGPMHIAAAAGCPVVSLWGATAPERSAPWGFAELALAPAIPCHPCYLRECPIGRECMRRIAPGDVADALRRALAAPRNAGSPADRGSLPLAPAS, encoded by the coding sequence ATGTCCCGCGCCGATAAGACCGATCCCGAAACCGCCATCGACGCTACCGCCAGAGCGCCTTCAGCCGGGCCAACCGAGACCGGCGCCGCGCCAAGCCGCGTCGTGGAACCGGACGCGACGCCGCGCCGGATTTTGATAATTTTGCTCGGCGCGATCGGCGACGTCGTGCGCGCACTGCCGTTGCTCGGCCGTATCCGCCGCGCATGGCCGCACGCGCACATCGCGTGGGCGGTCGAGCCCAAGTCGCAGGCGGTGCTGGAAGGCCATCCCTGGCTCGACCAGTTGATCGTTTACGACCGCCGGCGCGCGCCATTTTCGTTTCTGCCCTTTCTCGTCCGTGTGCGCGCAGGCCGCTTCGATCTCGCGCTCGACCTTCAGCGCCATCTGAAGAGCGGCGTGGTCTCGATCGTTTGTGGAGCCCGCGTGCGATTAGGCTTCGATCGTGCCAACGTCAAGGAATTCAACCATCTGTTCTCCACCCGGCGGATCGCGCCGCAGCCGCCGATGCGCCTTAAGCTGATGCAATACCAGGCTTTCGGCGACGCGCTCGAACTTCCGCCGGCGCCGGTGGAATTCGGCCTTGTGGCCACGGACGCCGAACGCGCGCGCGCCGCGGCGATGCTGAAGGACACGCCGAGGCCGCTGCTCGCGGTGATCCTGGGCTCATCATGGCCGAGCCGGCTTTATTTTCCCGACTCGATCGCCGCTGTGATTCGCGAGATGGCGGCCGGGCGCGACGGCTATCCGGCGCTTTCCCCGGTGCTGCTCGGCAGCGGCCGCGACGAGGTGGCGTTGGCGGGCCAGGTGGTCGCAAATCTCGCCGGCACGCCCGTCCTGAATCTGGCGGGCCGCACCAACCTGCGCGACCTGGTCGCGATTTTTGCCGAGTCCGCTGCCGCCTTCGGCCCCGACTCGGGCCCCATGCATATTGCCGCGGCCGCTGGATGCCCCGTCGTTTCGCTTTGGGGTGCGACCGCGCCCGAGCGCTCGGCGCCGTGGGGTTTTGCCGAACTGGCGCTGGCCCCCGCGATCCCATGCCATCCGTGCTATCTCCGCGAGTGCCCCATCGGCCGCGAATGTATGCGGCGGATCGCGCCGGGCGACGTCGCCGATGCGCTCCGGCGCGCGCTCGCCGCTCCGCGCAACGCCGGCTCGCCTGCAGATCGCGGGTCGCTGCCGCTCGCGCCGGCTTCTTGA
- a CDS encoding NADH-quinone oxidoreductase subunit A produces the protein MLLTWFPILVTLAVAAIVVGAMVTINRLTGPRRPSKIKGEAFECGNPPSGVAWGRFSVHFYLTALLFVVFDVEVVFLYPWAVELRHLGMFGLVEALVFIAILTVGLVYAWRRGALDWT, from the coding sequence ATGTTGCTCACCTGGTTTCCGATTCTGGTAACGCTGGCCGTGGCGGCGATCGTCGTCGGCGCGATGGTCACGATCAACCGCCTGACCGGGCCGCGGCGCCCGAGCAAGATCAAGGGCGAGGCCTTCGAGTGTGGCAATCCGCCGAGCGGCGTCGCTTGGGGCCGCTTCTCGGTGCACTTTTACCTGACCGCGCTCCTGTTCGTCGTGTTCGACGTCGAAGTCGTTTTCCTCTACCCGTGGGCGGTCGAGTTGCGCCATCTCGGGATGTTCGGCCTGGTCGAGGCGCTGGTCTTCATCGCGATTCTCACGGTCGGACTCGTGTACGCATGGCGCCGCGGCGCGCTGGACTGGACCTGA
- the arsS gene encoding arsenosugar biosynthesis radical SAM (seleno)protein ArsS (Some members of this family are selenoproteins.): MLARYGLGALTRTQPVALQVNVGKHCNQACHHCHVDAGPARTERMENATAKRVLELLARSPAIRTLDLTGGAPELNGNFPMLVEGGRRAERQVMVRCNLTVMFEPGMERLGEFYRDNRVTLVCSLPCYSAANVERQRGRGVFEKSIAALRRLNALGYGGGGDLRLDLVYNPVGPALPPPQAALEADYRRALAAHGVRFDRLLTIANMPISRFARQLHQWDKYADYMGLLVNHFNPGTVEGVMCRTLVSVGWDGRLYDCDFNQMLEMPIGAAGERRTLTVWDVEDLEALAGAPIATGAHCFGCTAGAGSSCAGALV; the protein is encoded by the coding sequence GTGCTCGCGCGCTATGGGTTGGGCGCTCTTACGCGCACCCAGCCGGTCGCGCTGCAGGTCAACGTCGGCAAGCACTGCAATCAGGCGTGCCATCACTGCCACGTGGACGCCGGTCCCGCGCGCACCGAACGGATGGAAAACGCTACGGCAAAGCGTGTGCTCGAGCTGCTTGCGCGAAGCCCGGCGATACGCACGCTCGACCTGACCGGCGGCGCGCCGGAGCTCAACGGAAATTTCCCGATGCTGGTCGAGGGCGGCCGCCGCGCCGAGCGCCAGGTGATGGTTCGATGCAACCTGACGGTGATGTTCGAGCCCGGGATGGAACGGCTCGGCGAATTCTATCGCGACAACCGCGTGACGCTGGTCTGTTCGCTGCCGTGCTACAGCGCGGCGAACGTCGAGCGCCAGCGCGGGCGCGGCGTCTTCGAAAAAAGCATCGCCGCGCTCCGGAGGCTCAACGCGCTGGGCTATGGCGGGGGCGGAGATCTCAGGCTCGATCTCGTTTACAATCCGGTCGGCCCGGCGCTGCCGCCGCCCCAGGCCGCGCTCGAAGCGGACTACCGGCGCGCGCTCGCCGCTCACGGCGTCCGCTTCGATCGCCTGTTGACGATCGCCAACATGCCGATCTCGCGTTTTGCCCGTCAACTCCATCAGTGGGACAAGTACGCGGATTACATGGGGCTGCTGGTGAATCATTTCAACCCGGGTACGGTAGAGGGCGTGATGTGCCGCACGCTGGTGAGCGTCGGATGGGACGGGCGGTTGTACGATTGCGACTTCAACCAGATGCTCGAAATGCCGATCGGCGCTGCGGGCGAGCGCCGCACGCTCACAGTGTGGGACGTCGAAGATCTGGAGGCGCTCGCGGGTGCGCCTATCGCGACCGGCGCGCATTGCTTCGGATGCACGGCCGGCGCGGGCTCGAGTTGCGCCGGCGCGCTGGTCTAA
- a CDS encoding serine hydrolase domain-containing protein, protein MTDVTIEGSCDARFARVREAFAANFVNYRETGASVSLVLDGRVVADLWGGWADKARTRPWRRDTIVNTYSTTKGLTAICAHRLAGEGRLDLDAPVAEYWPEFAANGKSRIPVRQLMNHRAGLPAIRRPLKLEDLYDWRTMTGALAAEEPWWEPGTRHGYHALTFGYLVGEVIRRVAGRSVGNYFRDEIAAPVGLDAHIGLDAREDDRVAEMIGAPPPAPGEFNLFAEMAKNPDSVTARTFANPPVLSMATVNSRGWRGAEIPAANGHTNARALARLYGALARGGEVDSVRVMAAPAIPALSVEESFGPDAVLLISTRFSPGFMLSQPGEEMGPNARAFGHPGAGGSLGFADPEAKIGFGYAMNRMGAGILLDPRAKALIAAAYASL, encoded by the coding sequence ATGACTGACGTTACGATCGAGGGAAGCTGCGATGCGCGGTTTGCGCGCGTGCGCGAGGCCTTTGCCGCAAACTTCGTCAACTATCGCGAGACCGGAGCCTCGGTCTCGCTCGTGCTCGACGGCCGCGTCGTCGCCGATCTGTGGGGCGGATGGGCCGACAAGGCGCGGACGCGCCCCTGGAGACGCGACACGATCGTCAATACGTATTCGACCACCAAGGGGCTCACTGCGATTTGCGCGCATCGCCTCGCCGGCGAGGGCCGGCTCGACCTCGACGCGCCGGTCGCCGAATACTGGCCCGAGTTCGCGGCCAACGGGAAGAGTCGCATCCCCGTGCGCCAGTTGATGAACCATCGCGCCGGTCTTCCCGCGATTCGCAGGCCGCTTAAGCTCGAGGACCTCTACGATTGGCGAACAATGACCGGCGCGCTGGCGGCCGAGGAGCCGTGGTGGGAGCCGGGAACGCGGCACGGCTACCATGCGCTCACCTTCGGCTACCTGGTCGGCGAGGTGATTCGCCGTGTCGCGGGCCGGAGCGTCGGAAATTACTTCAGGGACGAAATCGCCGCGCCGGTCGGCCTCGACGCGCATATCGGGCTGGACGCGCGCGAAGACGATCGCGTTGCCGAGATGATTGGCGCCCCGCCGCCCGCGCCGGGCGAATTCAATCTGTTTGCCGAGATGGCGAAAAATCCCGACTCGGTCACCGCGCGCACCTTCGCCAATCCGCCGGTGCTGTCGATGGCGACGGTGAACTCGCGCGGATGGCGCGGCGCGGAGATTCCGGCCGCCAATGGCCATACCAACGCCCGCGCGCTGGCCCGCCTGTACGGCGCGCTCGCCCGTGGCGGCGAGGTTGACAGCGTGCGCGTGATGGCGGCGCCTGCGATTCCCGCCCTAAGCGTCGAAGAGTCGTTCGGTCCCGACGCGGTCCTGCTCATTTCGACGCGCTTTTCGCCGGGCTTCATGCTCTCGCAGCCAGGCGAAGAGATGGGACCCAATGCGCGCGCCTTCGGCCATCCGGGCGCCGGCGGCTCGCTCGGCTTCGCCGATCCCGAGGCGAAAATCGGCTTCGGCTACGCGATGAACCGGATGGGCGCAGGTATCCTGCTCGACCCGCGCGCCAAGGCGCTGATCGCCGCGGCGTATGCGTCGCTCTAG